Genomic window (Lutra lutra chromosome 6, mLutLut1.2, whole genome shotgun sequence):
TGCCAGCTCCAGCAAGAAAGCTGCCAcccaagagagcagagggagacattAAGCCATATTCCTCTAGTGACCGAGAATGTAAGACTGGGGTAGGGTGGCTGGGCTTGGGGGCCTTAACCCAGAAGGATTAGTTCTCTCTAAAggctctgatttctcttttttctatccAAATCTTTACTGTCAtcactctcttctcctttttcttctttctccatcttgCTCTGTATTTTCCCTCTTGCCAGTTCTGAAGGTAGCTGTGGAGCCTCCTTGGCCCCTAAACAGGGCCCCTCGCCGTGCCACGCCTccagcccacccacccccccgctcCAGCAGCCTGGGAAACTCACCAGAACGGGGTCCCCTCCGCCCCTTTGTGCCAGAGCAGGAGTTGCTGCGTTCCCTGcgcctctgccccccacaccctACCGCCCGCCTTCTGCTTGCTACCGACCCTGGGGGCAGCCCAGCCCAACGTCGGCGCACCAGGTAATAGGAGTTGGAGGGTTAGGGAGCCTCAGAACTGTCAAAGAGGGTGTTAGCAATGGCAAAGGGGGAGTTTGAATCTGCCAGAGATGTGAAGCAATAGGACAGGTGGATTGGAGAGTCCTGAAACCTTTTGAGAAGAATGTATTGGACCAGATTTATGGGAGCAGTCTGGAAGTAAGTTACATGAAGGAGTAGAATAGTACTTTATAGGgactctagtttttgttttttgttttgttttaaggttttatttatttatttgacagagagagatcacaagtaggcagaggggcaggcagacggggagggggaggcagggtccctgctgagcagagagccagaggtggggctcgatcccaagactctgagatcatgacctgaacagggcagaggcttaacacactgagccacccaggctagtTTAAAAACTAGggactctagttttttttttttttttttttttaagattttatttatttatttgacagagatcacaagtaggcagagaggcaggcagagagagaggaagggaagcaggctccctgctgagcagagagcccgatgcgggactcgatcccaggaccctgggatcatgacctgagctgaaggcagcggcttaacccactgagccacccaggcacccaggactctagtttttaaagtgagagatgggaggaaggataGTAAGAACATATCcattgggtgggggggaggggactgaGTCTCTCAGATTGGGGAAATCTTGGTTTCATGCTTACTGGGAAGATGCAATGTTTCTGACAGTTTGGGGAGCCACTGGCCTCATGTTACTGCTTTGTATAGCAGGAACCCATCCCAGCAAATGGAGAGGGTATCTCCTTGATTTCTCTCCCTAGCTTTCTCTTCACTTctgatttctctgtttttctctctcccccattttccctttccctttctcctgtccATAACACCCTTCCACAGTTCCCTTCCCCGCTCTGATGAGAGTCGATACTGACAGATAGttacccccttccctccctgggagACCTGGAGTAGGCAGAGCCCCCTTTCCCTGAGAACCCCACATCCACTCTTCCATTGTAGTCCCCAGGTTCCAGTGGAAACTGACAGAGCTTGTAggattccctcttcctctttcttgggcAAAGATGTTGTTAGGGTCCCAGATGGGCTAATACTTTGTAGCTTTTCTTATGTAGAAAGCACGCCTTCTTTCCTAAGTGGGCTCTGAACACTCCCACAGATAGCCTGATTCACCGCCAGATCCCGTGGTTGGGTGGCTCATACTCATTACCCAGAGAAGCACATTCTTGCTTGCTGTTAGACTATGGAACACCTTGGAAGGTCTAAGGGCCTCCTCTGCCAGGGAAACATTTTAAGGAGTCTTGTCCATGGAATAAATCCCATAGTCCTTCTACAGCATTACTGGTGACTCTAATACTGTTTTGTGCTGCCTACCACACTTAACCTCAGCCTGCTGAAGCCAACCGATGAGCTCTGCTTCAGAGTAGTTCAGTGATAAAGGACAGGGTCTTAAGACGACCAGGTCCCCAAAGGGATCCACTCAACATTGCCAAACTCTTAATCTCCCCACATTTTGTATATGTGTCCGGGAACCCCCAAACCGATGTCTGCTTTGAGGCTCTAAAGACTTCCTACACTTCTAAAGATACTACCACTTTCCCTAGATCCAGATTCTGTGAGGGAATTATTTCTTGGCAGTAGATCCCATTTAGTATCCTGGAGTCACTCTTAGCCATGTTTCAGAACAAGCCCCGAGTCTCAAGTATCTGTTAGCTTCTGGGATCCCCTCTTGCATACACCCTGCCCCAGTAGCTAGATGATGATATATTCCAGTCTTGTGAGATTTTCTTGAGGTGGTATGGGAACTCTCCCCCTGGCCTGCCTTCTTTTCCTCCATAGCAAGAACCTTCCCTGCTCCATACCCAGGGTATGGAACGTCTTCACCCTCCCTACTCTCTGAATATGTGGTAGATCAGATACTCCTACTGTGTTCCCACATCCCAGTACTTGGGAGCAggatctccctctctcccaactccttttccttctccttttcagtGTTGTCTGAATAAAGTGtgcattcttttgtgttttttaaatggacattttcaatgaaaaaaaaaatcaaaaaaaaaccccaaacttcaGGTCTCAGTCTCATTTGTGTGTCACCTGATTTTTTTCCTGGGATCCCTGGCCCTCTGATTCTCCTTACCTTTGTGATCTGCTGGATCTTATGCAGATTCTGTCTCCTGTAATGTAGTTGCTGGATCCCTCTGTATAGGCTGCTAGATGTACTCCCCCATTGCCTCCAGAAATCTCCAGCTTTCCACAGTGATGTCTACCCTTTAGCCTAGACCACCCATTGCTGAAATGTCAATATTAACCAACATCTCTGGGATCCACTCATTGCCTCCTGACTATTCCCTGGATTCCGCTTCCCATTCTGAtttcctgcccccaccaccacccttggACCTCTCTCAAGAATCTCAAGACAATTCCTTTTCCCCCTGAATTCAGCCTCGTCAATCCCTATTTCCCTCTGGTCTGACGTATCCTGTAATTTAAAGTAACCATGTTTTCTAAACCAAACACCAGGGCACCTGGTCCAACAAACTTTTTTGCCTGAGTCTGGTTTTCTGGCATAATTTCAATAACATTTACCCTTTTAACACATTAGAATTAATATCAACAAACCAGGACTACTCCAGAGAAATCTTGGGGTATGAAATgggctccctccccttttctgaGGCACAGCTTAGTTTAAAACCCCATAGGAAAGGTAATtacccttctctttctcctgtatTATTCCTTTCATTCTTCTCTGATTCCTTCATCCCCACTCATCTTTCTTCCTATAGCCTCTTCCCCATCATCTCCCATTTCTTCTACAGGGGGGCTCCCCCGGGGCTGGTAGCCCAGAGCTGCTGCTACAGCCGCCATGGGGGGCTGAATTCCTCATCCCCCAATACAGGTAAGTATTCATTCCTCCTTGCCCTCAAATCAGGCTATATTGACTATCTACTCCAGTCTTCCCATACACATGCCTGGTGTTTTCATAGGCAACCAAGAATcaaagcagggggaacaggacaCAGAGAATAGGTGAGGTCTGAACCCCTCCCCTACCAGCCTCCCACCACCTCTGACTCCTTTTCCTAACATCACTCTCAGCACCTTTCTCCTCTGAACACCAGCTCCTCTCACAGATTGTTCTACCTAACATCCTAATCTGAAACGCTCTTTCCCCATAGGTTCAACTGGTGCTTACCTTTGGTACTCTCTGAGGGGTTTCAAATTTGGACGTAGCCCTAATGGTTTCAGCCTCATACTCCCATCATATGTCCTATTCTACATCAGGGCTAGACCTTGAAGAGTCTGATCTTAATTGCCACTTTAGTATCCCTATAACccattctccatctccctcccaccTACCAGGTCTGCCAGCGAGGAGCAGGTCTTGTCACAGGCTGGGTCTGGGGAAGAACACATGCACACAGTTTCTCCACAGGCCCAGGCCCTACCAGCCCAGGCCTGGACAATGGGTGGGAACATATTCAACGCCAGGTTCATTCGAAACTTGCAGGACCTTCGCAGCACCAGGCCTTGGTGACCGCAACCCCCTCTTACACCTTCAAAGTCAGTATTCTCACTATGGGAGGTAGCCAAAGCCCGCCCTCATAATggatgtattcattcattcattcactcagcaggCTTTATCAATGCCaagtcatttgtattttatttttaaccagagtaataaaagtatttatttttatcgCGAGAGCTGCTGGAAGTTGTCATTATTTTCAATCCCACCCCTCGCTCTTCGTGTACCTGATTCAGGCCCATTATTCCCCCAGCTTTTTGCTCAAGCGCTACAGGTAAAACAGCCCTGTTTGCCGGGACCTAATTTACTGCGCAAGCGCGCTTAGACGGCCTCGTGAGCCGGCAAGCGCAAGCGCACTCACTGCAGACGAATGCCTCATCGCCTCCTTGGAACCCGCTGCAGTGCGCAAGCGCGCAACATCTCCGTttccctctctccagccccttcacacacaccacccccccccctttcccCTTCAAGAAGCCGGCTCCGGGGCGCGCTCACCCCTGTGAGGAGGCCAGAGGCCGGACACTGGAGGCGCTGTCTCCGCTCCCGTTAGATCATGTACCAGCCCAGCCGGGGGGCGGCCCGGCATCTCGGCCCCTGCCTCCGCACTTACCAGGCTCGCCCCCAGGTGAgagcagaggggaaagaggaggggaggagagggggcggggagagacCCTCTCAGAGTCGGCGTGTGGGGCGGAGCGCGCGCCCTGTCCGCGCAGGCGCAATGCCGTCCTACCGCCCTTCTCACCTGTGCAGGGCGGCGCGTGGAGGGGCGAGGGGTCGCGGGGACCCGGAGGAGCGTACAGCCGGGCGTGGTGTGCACGCGATGTTGGTTCTCCCGGGTCTCGGGTGTGCAGGCGGCATTGAAGCAGGGACGGCGGGGCGCGGCCGCATTTCTCCGGCGTTTCCGCGGTTACCTGTTCATGGAGGTGATTTGAAGGACAAGGGGCGGAGAGGTTCGCAGCCTGGCCGCGGAGCCGCCCCGGAATTCCCAGATCCCGAACAGACAGACCTGCGGGCCGCCCTGTGCAGCCCGCGTATCTTACACCAGGATAGCGGTCAGGGCGGAAAGGCCGGCCTGGGTGGATCCGGTTCTAGCCCCTGCGCCCTGCAGAGCAAAATGGCCACGCCCCCAGCGGAGACGGCGCCTTGGGGCTGGTGGTACCCCCTGCACCGCCCGCCAGCCTTCCCGGAAGTGAGACAGCCCCGCAGGGCTTCCTTGAGAGCGAAGGACTCGGGCGAGGCCTTACTTTGGGTGACCTCCCTCCCGTCGCACTTCCAACTTCGGTAAACCAGGCGACTTGAAGCCCAGCCTTTAACGGTCTCCTCGGCTTGTTTGTGTCATTAGCGGAGCCCGAAAAGATAGTAACTCACATTTACATACTACTTTATAGATGACGaagttatatttacatttattatgtcCGATAGCCCTCATAACAGTTCAGTGTGCTTCATCGTCCTTGTGTATAAGAGGACATTTATAAGAAATAGGCATAGGGAATGAGAGTGCCCAAGGTAATCAGAGCTCAGAGAAATGTCCCCTGCTTACAGCTGGATGTTTTTTTCTATCACACACTTCATGGTGGAGTTGTGTTACCGGCCACGTCATTTCATCCACATTTACACTAAAATCTGTTGCtccattcctttgttcatttttcaaaatattaggATTTTTTCTGTAAGAGATGTGTAACTGCCCCCAAACAGTGTTGTGATCTTAAACTAATGTTTTGGGGAAGTACTTGTACCTGTGTCACAGGAAACTTCCTGTTTTCAGTAGAGATAAAGTTGAATTCATCCCATTTTTCTCCTGTCAGGAGGAGCAGGTGGGATTGGAAGCATATTAATGAACAGAGTTTAGATGAGGGGGCATCAGTTAGCTAGattcttatctttttccttttattattccTCCTTAGGACCAGCTTTCTCCACGGACTCTACCATTCCCACCCCTGTGGCCCCCCTCCACAACAGCcacttctccatcttctcttctctggtctcccccacccccacaccctccgATCTGGCTGCTTCCCCGGGCTCTCCCGCTACATCTCCCTCAGATCCAGGCCCTCAGCTCACCATGGGTGGTTCTCCctccaggaaagggagaggaggcacCAGGACCTGAGATGCATAGTGGCTGCCTGGATGGGCTTAGGAGCCTATTTGAGGGACCTCCCTGCCCCTGTCCTGGGGCTTTGATACCTTTCCAAGCCCCAGGGACTTCTCACCCTTCCCCTGCCACTCCATCAGGAGATCCAAGTATGGAGGAGCACCTGGCTGTCATGTATGAGAGGCTGAGACAAGAGGTAAGTCAGCTTGAAAGTGGCCTCCATCTGCAGTGAGAAGGGATGTAGATAGTACCTGGAAATAGAGTGCTAGTCGACTGGATTTCTTGGAATTATGAGACAGGCATATAAACATTTCCCaagaaaaaggtatttttcaGTTTGGATTTAAGGGAAGTTAAATATGGGATGAGATGACTTTTTACTCAGAGGGGAGTAAAGAAGCatcaaagagaaaactgagaagtaggatcatcttttctttcctactGGGCTCATCCCTTCTTCTTCCACCCAGCTTCCCAATCTCTTCCTTCACTCCCACGACTATACTCTCTACTCATCGGATGTGGAATTCATCAATGAGATCCTGAATATCCGTACCAAGTGAGAATCCAAGCACGGGTAGGGCCTTGGGGAGGAAAAGCACCATGTGCTTTCTACTTGATTTTTCATTTACCAGAGAATGTCCTGCCACCTCTCACAACT
Coding sequences:
- the C6H6orf136 gene encoding uncharacterized protein C6orf136 homolog isoform X2, with translation MEDQLSPRTLPFPPLWPPSTTATSPSSLLWSPPPPHPPIWLLPRALPLHLPQIQALSSPWVVLPPGKGEEAPGPEMHSGCLDGLRSLFEGPPCPCPGALIPFQAPGTSHPSPATPSGDPSMEEHLAVMYERLRQELPNLFLHSHDYTLYSSDVEFINEILNIRTKGRTWYILSLTLCRFLAWNYFAQLRLEVLQLTRHPENWTLQARWRLVGLPIHMLFLRFYKRDKEELYRTYDAYSTFYLNSSGLICRHRLDKLMPSHSAPTPVKKLLVGALVTLGLSEPEPNLHLCSKT
- the C6H6orf136 gene encoding uncharacterized protein C6orf136 homolog isoform X1, with amino-acid sequence MYQPSRGAARHLGPCLRTYQARPQDQLSPRTLPFPPLWPPSTTATSPSSLLWSPPPPHPPIWLLPRALPLHLPQIQALSSPWVVLPPGKGEEAPGPEMHSGCLDGLRSLFEGPPCPCPGALIPFQAPGTSHPSPATPSGDPSMEEHLAVMYERLRQELPNLFLHSHDYTLYSSDVEFINEILNIRTKGRTWYILSLTLCRFLAWNYFAQLRLEVLQLTRHPENWTLQARWRLVGLPIHMLFLRFYKRDKEELYRTYDAYSTFYLNSSGLICRHRLDKLMPSHSAPTPVKKLLVGALVTLGLSEPEPNLHLCSKT
- the ATAT1 gene encoding alpha-tubulin N-acetyltransferase 1 isoform X5, whose protein sequence is MQSNRHVMYVLKDTSARPAGKGAIIGFLKVGYKKLFVLDDREAHNEVEPLCILDFYIHESLQRHGHGRELFHYMLQKERVEPHQLAIDRPSQKLLKFLNKHYNLETTVPQVNNFVIFEGFFAHQHRPPAPSLRASRHSRAAAIDSTPAAPARKLPPKRAEGDIKPYSSSDREFLKVAVEPPWPLNRAPRRATPPAHPPPRSSSLGNSPERGPLRPFVPEQELLRSLRLCPPHPTARLLLATDPGGSPAQRRRTRGAPPGLVAQSCCYSRHGGLNSSSPNTGNQESKQGEQDTENRSASEEQVLSQAGSGEEHMHTVSPQAQALPAQAWTMGGNIFNARFIRNLQDLRSTRPW
- the ATAT1 gene encoding alpha-tubulin N-acetyltransferase 1 isoform X3 encodes the protein MEFSFDVDALLPERITVLDQHLRPPARRPGTTTPARVDLQQQIMTIVDELGKASAKAQHLPAPITSASRMQSNRHVMYVLKDTSARPAGKGAIIGFLKVGYKKLFVLDDREAHNEVEPLCILDFYIHESLQRHGHGRELFHYMLQKERVEPHQLAIDRPSQKLLKFLNKHYNLETTVPQVNNFVIFEGFFAHQHPPARKLPPKRAEGDIKPYSSSDREFLKVAVEPPWPLNRAPRRATPPAHPPPRSSSLGNSPERGPLRPFVPEQELLRSLRLCPPHPTARLLLATDPGGSPAQRRRTRGAPPGLVAQSCCYSRHGGLNSSSPNTGNQESKQGEQDTENRSASEEQVLSQAGSGEEHMHTVSPQAQALPAQAWTMGGNIFNARFIRNLQDLRSTRPW